One segment of Aquimarina sp. BL5 DNA contains the following:
- a CDS encoding purine-nucleoside phosphorylase has product MTKYIKETTEYLQEKGFDNPEIGIILGTGLGQLLDEIEIIKEVSYNHIPYFPTATVEFHKGKLIYGKLEGKKVVVMQGRFHLYEGYSLQDVTYPVRIMHQLGIKTLLVSNASGAINLNFKKGELMLIDDHINLQGGSPLAFKGVEQLGTRFTDMSAPYNLKINAKLESIAKENNINLHKGVYASVVGPQLETRAEYRYLKIIGADAVGMSTVPEIIVANHLDLKVAAVSVLTDECDPDNLQPVNIDEIIAMAGKAEPEMILLFKELIKSL; this is encoded by the coding sequence ATGACTAAATACATTAAAGAAACAACAGAATACTTACAAGAAAAAGGATTTGATAATCCAGAAATAGGTATCATCTTAGGAACAGGATTAGGACAGTTACTAGATGAAATAGAAATCATAAAAGAAGTAAGTTATAATCACATTCCCTATTTCCCTACAGCCACAGTAGAATTCCACAAAGGAAAATTAATCTACGGAAAGTTAGAAGGCAAAAAAGTAGTGGTAATGCAAGGACGTTTTCATCTCTACGAAGGTTACTCTCTACAAGATGTGACATATCCTGTTAGAATTATGCATCAATTAGGAATCAAAACACTTTTAGTTTCTAATGCATCCGGAGCGATTAATTTAAACTTTAAAAAAGGCGAATTAATGCTTATTGATGATCACATTAATCTTCAGGGAGGATCTCCTTTAGCATTTAAAGGAGTAGAACAATTAGGCACCCGTTTTACAGATATGAGTGCTCCTTATAACCTTAAAATTAATGCAAAATTAGAATCCATTGCTAAAGAAAATAACATTAATCTTCATAAAGGTGTATATGCCTCTGTAGTAGGACCGCAATTAGAAACCCGCGCAGAATATCGTTATCTAAAAATCATTGGAGCCGATGCAGTAGGAATGAGCACAGTTCCTGAAATTATTGTAGCCAATCATTTAGATCTTAAAGTTGCAGCAGTATCTGTTCTTACAGACGAATGTGACCCAGACAATCTACAACCTGTCAATATTGACGAGATTATTGCCATGGCCGGAAAAGCGGAACCGGAAATGATCCTTTTATTCAAAGAATTGATAAAATCTCTCTAA
- a CDS encoding TIGR04282 family arsenosugar biosynthesis glycosyltransferase: MIFTRNPELGKCKTRLAATIGDHAALEVYELLLAHTVSITKDLTVAKEVYYSTRIGENDIWNPTVYEKKQQEGEDLGDRMYNAFKRGFKAGYTNIIIIGSDMYDLSQSDIQNAFNALKTNNYVIGPAEDGGYYLLGMKKLNSQVFQNKSWGTNTVLQNTLNDLQQTTIKLLEERNDIDYYEDIKDISVFQHLLSYQND; this comes from the coding sequence ATGATTTTTACCCGAAATCCCGAATTGGGTAAATGTAAAACTCGTTTAGCCGCGACCATAGGAGATCACGCTGCTCTGGAAGTTTATGAGTTATTGTTAGCCCATACTGTATCTATTACAAAAGATCTTACAGTGGCTAAGGAAGTATACTATTCCACAAGAATTGGAGAGAACGACATCTGGAACCCTACTGTTTATGAAAAAAAGCAACAAGAAGGAGAAGATCTTGGTGATCGTATGTATAATGCTTTCAAAAGAGGTTTTAAAGCAGGGTATACCAATATTATTATAATAGGGAGTGATATGTACGACCTAAGCCAATCCGATATACAGAACGCATTCAATGCTCTGAAAACAAATAATTATGTAATAGGTCCTGCGGAAGATGGAGGGTATTATTTACTAGGTATGAAAAAGCTGAATTCGCAAGTTTTTCAGAACAAATCCTGGGGAACAAATACAGTACTTCAAAATACATTAAACGATCTACAACAAACAACTATTAAACTATTAGAAGAACGTAATGATATAGATTATTATGAAGATATCAAGGACATTTCAGTTTTTCAACATTTATTAAGCTATCAAAATGACTAA
- a CDS encoding rhodanese-like domain-containing protein, with protein MRKIIVILLLILFPFLAIGQDSLDELLDQYNNESIPYISVKELNEIQSEVILLDAREINEYDTSHLQGAIHVGYDHFDIKTLSNENIDKKSKIIVYCSLGIRSEDISEKLKEAGYNNIYNLYGGIFEWKNDNNKVIDSKGKETDKIHAFSKEWGKWLHKGKKVYTQ; from the coding sequence ATGAGAAAAATAATCGTAATACTATTATTAATTTTATTCCCTTTTTTAGCTATTGGCCAAGATTCACTTGATGAATTATTGGATCAATACAATAATGAAAGTATCCCATATATCTCGGTAAAAGAATTAAATGAGATACAAAGTGAAGTAATCCTATTAGACGCTAGAGAAATAAATGAGTACGATACTAGTCATCTACAAGGTGCAATCCACGTAGGATATGACCATTTTGACATCAAGACTCTTTCCAACGAAAACATAGATAAGAAATCAAAAATTATTGTTTACTGTAGTTTAGGCATACGATCGGAAGACATTTCGGAAAAACTTAAAGAAGCAGGCTATAACAATATCTATAATCTATATGGCGGAATTTTTGAGTGGAAAAACGATAATAATAAAGTGATTGACTCTAAAGGAAAAGAAACAGATAAAATACACGCATTTTCCAAAGAATGGGGGAAATGGTTACATAAAGGAAAAAAAGTATACACACAGTGA
- a CDS encoding DUF2064 domain-containing protein — protein MNIKTAVLVFVNSSKEELLHKPIIGGEKLFTELTKKTMQVVESSGLPFFVFTEKRQTGKTFGERFVNAIQATYDLGFENIITIGNDTPHLKKHHLLESAKQLQNNKFVLGPSADGGFYLMGLHKSQFNINTFLKLPWQSKHLAKSISFLIKNTEIEVAQLEVLYDIDTVDDLKIISKLNFTFSETLQAIIYHITNSQIEIVKHNDSIKDTYYLQSFYNKGSPMYSNSSFYTI, from the coding sequence ATGAACATTAAAACCGCCGTATTAGTTTTTGTGAACTCCTCCAAGGAAGAGCTTCTGCACAAACCTATTATTGGTGGTGAAAAACTTTTTACAGAGCTTACTAAAAAAACAATGCAGGTTGTAGAAAGTTCTGGACTTCCATTTTTTGTATTTACTGAAAAAAGACAAACGGGTAAGACCTTCGGAGAACGTTTTGTAAATGCTATTCAGGCTACCTATGATCTAGGATTCGAAAATATAATCACCATAGGAAATGACACACCTCATTTAAAGAAACATCATTTATTAGAAAGCGCCAAACAACTTCAAAACAATAAGTTTGTCTTGGGACCATCTGCCGATGGTGGATTTTATCTAATGGGATTACATAAATCTCAGTTCAATATAAATACTTTCTTAAAGCTTCCCTGGCAGTCTAAACATTTAGCTAAAAGTATATCGTTTTTAATTAAAAATACAGAAATTGAAGTTGCACAACTTGAGGTTCTATATGACATTGACACAGTTGACGATCTAAAAATCATTTCTAAACTTAATTTTACTTTTTCTGAAACGCTTCAGGCTATTATATATCATATTACAAATTCCCAAATAGAGATAGTAAAACATAACGATTCGATAAAAGATACTTATTATCTCCAATCCTTTTATAACAAAGGTTCTCCTATGTATTCGAATTCCAGTTTTTACACTATTTAG
- the arsS gene encoding arsenosugar biosynthesis radical SAM (seleno)protein ArsS (Some members of this family are selenoproteins.), with amino-acid sequence MATKSLKNRNNELADSHRQLEILNNGIFANGELPKFADKIAEIGHDTLRPNKLEILQINVGYMCNQVCEHCHVDAGPDRKEIMTKETMKQCLEVIKKTGAHTLDLTGGAPEMNPNFRWFVEEASKAGIKDFIVRSNLTIIRANKKYYDLPDFFKKHNVHVVSSMPHWTRGKTDKQRGDGVFDKSIKALQELNERGYGMPNSGLRLDLVYNPSGAFLPGDQASMEKDFKKALLEDFGIHFHNLFAITNLPISRFLDYLIASENYEDYMYSLVEAYNPSAVANVMCTNTISISWDGWLYDCDFNQMLDLKVASKVKHISEYNEELLQNRDIIISQHCYGCTAGAGSSCQGTVA; translated from the coding sequence ATGGCTACTAAGTCGCTAAAGAATAGAAATAACGAACTCGCTGACTCTCATAGACAATTAGAGATTCTGAACAATGGCATTTTTGCAAATGGAGAATTACCAAAGTTCGCTGATAAAATTGCCGAAATTGGACATGATACATTGCGCCCTAACAAATTGGAAATACTTCAAATTAATGTAGGGTATATGTGTAACCAGGTTTGTGAACACTGTCATGTAGACGCTGGTCCTGATCGAAAAGAAATTATGACTAAAGAGACCATGAAACAGTGTCTGGAAGTCATCAAGAAAACAGGAGCCCACACATTAGACTTAACAGGGGGGGCTCCGGAAATGAATCCTAATTTTAGATGGTTTGTAGAAGAAGCTAGCAAAGCAGGAATCAAAGATTTTATTGTACGAAGTAACCTTACCATTATTAGAGCAAATAAAAAGTACTATGATTTACCTGATTTTTTCAAAAAACATAATGTACACGTAGTTTCTTCGATGCCTCATTGGACCAGAGGTAAAACTGACAAACAACGTGGAGATGGTGTTTTTGACAAATCTATCAAAGCGCTTCAAGAACTTAATGAACGGGGATATGGAATGCCAAATAGTGGTCTGAGATTGGATTTGGTTTACAACCCATCTGGTGCTTTTTTACCAGGTGATCAAGCATCCATGGAAAAAGATTTTAAAAAAGCTTTGTTAGAAGATTTTGGAATTCACTTTCATAATTTGTTTGCAATTACTAATTTACCGATCAGTAGATTTTTAGATTATCTAATTGCTTCAGAGAATTATGAAGATTATATGTATTCATTAGTAGAAGCATATAATCCATCTGCCGTAGCAAATGTAATGTGTACTAATACTATTTCTATAAGCTGGGATGGATGGTTATATGATTGTGATTTTAACCAGATGTTAGATCTTAAAGTTGCCAGTAAAGTAAAACATATTAGTGAGTATAATGAAGAACTACTACAAAATAGGGATATTATCATCTCTCAGCACTGTTATGGTTGCACAGCTGGAGCTGGAAGTAGTTGTCAAGGAACTGTAGCATAA
- a CDS encoding arsenosugar biosynthesis-associated peroxidase-like protein, whose protein sequence is MSKTYYDPADLRKFGKITEWSEELGTKFFDYYGKVFEEGALTAREKSLIALAVSHVVKCPYCIDAYTKDGLQRGITKEEMMEAVHAGAAIESGATLVHGVQMMNKYDKLSM, encoded by the coding sequence ATGTCTAAAACATATTACGATCCTGCGGATCTAAGAAAATTTGGAAAAATAACAGAGTGGAGTGAAGAACTTGGAACTAAATTCTTTGATTACTATGGAAAAGTTTTTGAAGAAGGTGCGCTAACTGCACGCGAGAAATCTTTAATTGCATTAGCAGTCTCTCATGTAGTAAAATGTCCTTATTGTATTGATGCTTACACCAAAGATGGCCTTCAGAGAGGAATTACCAAGGAAGAAATGATGGAAGCAGTGCACGCCGGAGCAGCTATAGAAAGTGGAGCTACACTAGTACACGGTGTACAGATGATGAACAAATATGATAAATTGTCCATGTAA
- the bglX gene encoding beta-glucosidase BglX, with protein sequence MKVYKKFNFRSTNVIVTVGLLVLVPKFSFSQDKGRQESPDIIERKVDSLLSLMTVKEKIGQLVLYNGSWDVTGPPSDVGNKEKYEKLKNGEVGAMLNATSVAGTKELQKTVVENSRLKIPLLFGYDVIHGFKTMFPIPLGESASWDLEAITKSSSIAAKEATASGINWAFGPMMDISRDARWGRVMEGAGEDPFLASKIAVARIQGFQGDDLSKNNTLAACAKHFAAYGFAEGGRDYNTVSIGEYELHNTVLPPFKAAVDAGVASIMSSFNEIDGIPATGHKGLQRDLLKNTWGWDGFVVSDWASIAEMIFHGYAKDKTHAAELAIHAGNDMDMEGRAYETGLEQLIKDGKVDEKLINDAAKRVLRVKFELGLFDDPFKYCDEEREKKDIYTKGHIEASRDVAKKSIVLLKNDNNVLPLKKDIKSIAVIGPLADDKDTPIGSWRGMATPNSAVSLLDGIKTALDQSVKITYAKGVELGVGERSFVRDLKVNRDSFKGIEEAVKVAKDAEVVVLAIGEEAFQSGEARSQVSIELTKPQQKLFEEIYTVNKNIVVVLMNGRPMAISDIAEKAPSILETWHLGSASGNAIADVLFGDYNPSGKLPVSFPRNVGQLPLYYNVKNTGRPSNLDGMVFWSHYTDEKNDALYPFGHGLSYTAFKYKDLKISAPSFASGGNLSVSVTITNTGKRKGKEVVQLYIRDIIGSLTRPVKELKGFELVELEPKESKTVTFSISEETIQFYTANKKWEAESGDFKAFVGGTSDTDLEIDFSFKK encoded by the coding sequence GTGAAAGTTTATAAAAAATTTAATTTTAGGAGTACTAATGTAATTGTTACAGTAGGTCTTTTAGTACTAGTACCTAAATTTAGTTTTTCTCAAGATAAAGGGCGTCAAGAATCTCCAGATATTATTGAAAGAAAAGTAGATTCACTACTTTCTTTGATGACTGTTAAAGAAAAAATAGGACAGCTTGTTTTATATAATGGAAGTTGGGATGTAACTGGACCACCGTCTGATGTAGGGAATAAGGAAAAATATGAAAAATTAAAAAATGGAGAAGTTGGAGCTATGCTTAATGCTACTTCTGTTGCGGGAACTAAAGAGTTACAGAAAACCGTTGTTGAAAATTCACGATTAAAAATACCATTACTTTTCGGATATGATGTCATACATGGTTTTAAAACTATGTTTCCTATCCCACTTGGAGAAAGCGCAAGTTGGGATCTAGAGGCTATTACAAAGTCGTCATCTATAGCGGCAAAAGAAGCAACGGCTTCTGGAATTAATTGGGCATTTGGACCTATGATGGATATTTCTAGAGACGCTCGTTGGGGTAGAGTTATGGAAGGAGCTGGAGAGGATCCTTTTCTAGCTTCAAAAATAGCTGTCGCCAGAATTCAAGGTTTTCAAGGTGATGATCTGTCTAAAAATAATACGTTAGCTGCTTGTGCTAAGCATTTTGCAGCTTATGGGTTTGCAGAAGGAGGGCGAGATTATAATACAGTAAGTATTGGAGAGTATGAGTTACATAACACGGTATTACCTCCTTTTAAAGCAGCAGTAGATGCCGGTGTGGCTTCTATCATGAGTTCATTTAATGAAATTGACGGTATACCAGCGACTGGACATAAAGGATTGCAGAGAGATCTTCTTAAGAATACTTGGGGTTGGGACGGATTTGTAGTTTCTGATTGGGCTTCTATTGCAGAGATGATATTTCATGGATATGCAAAAGATAAAACACACGCAGCAGAACTGGCGATACACGCTGGTAATGATATGGATATGGAAGGAAGAGCCTATGAGACAGGTTTAGAACAATTGATAAAAGATGGGAAAGTAGATGAGAAACTAATTAACGATGCTGCTAAGCGAGTACTGCGAGTTAAATTTGAGTTAGGATTATTTGATGATCCATTTAAATATTGTGATGAAGAAAGAGAGAAAAAAGATATATACACCAAAGGCCACATAGAGGCTTCTAGAGATGTAGCTAAAAAGTCTATTGTTTTGCTAAAAAATGATAATAATGTATTGCCTCTTAAAAAAGATATCAAAAGTATTGCAGTTATTGGTCCATTAGCGGATGATAAGGATACTCCAATTGGTAGTTGGAGAGGAATGGCAACTCCTAATTCTGCAGTTTCACTTCTAGACGGGATTAAAACAGCACTAGATCAAAGTGTTAAAATAACCTATGCTAAAGGAGTAGAGCTTGGAGTGGGTGAAAGGAGTTTTGTCCGTGATTTAAAAGTAAATAGAGATAGTTTTAAAGGTATTGAAGAAGCAGTAAAGGTAGCTAAAGATGCAGAAGTTGTGGTTTTAGCTATTGGAGAAGAAGCTTTTCAGTCTGGAGAAGCGAGAAGTCAAGTAAGTATTGAGTTAACAAAGCCTCAGCAAAAACTATTCGAAGAGATATATACGGTTAATAAAAACATAGTAGTAGTTCTTATGAATGGTCGTCCTATGGCAATTTCGGATATTGCGGAAAAAGCACCTTCGATATTAGAAACCTGGCATTTAGGTTCGGCATCAGGAAATGCAATTGCAGATGTTTTGTTTGGGGATTATAATCCTTCTGGTAAGTTGCCTGTTTCTTTTCCGAGAAACGTTGGTCAGTTACCTTTATACTACAATGTAAAAAATACAGGAAGACCTTCAAACCTTGATGGGATGGTATTTTGGTCACATTATACTGATGAGAAAAATGATGCTTTATATCCTTTTGGACATGGATTAAGCTATACTGCTTTTAAATACAAAGATTTAAAAATAAGTGCTCCGTCTTTTGCCTCTGGAGGAAATCTTTCTGTTTCAGTAACTATTACAAATACGGGTAAGAGAAAAGGTAAAGAAGTTGTACAATTATACATTAGGGATATCATAGGGAGCTTAACACGTCCGGTAAAAGAGCTTAAAGGATTTGAGTTAGTTGAATTAGAGCCTAAAGAAAGTAAAACAGTTACTTTTAGTATCAGTGAAGAGACAATCCAGTTTTATACAGCAAATAAAAAATGGGAAGCCGAATCGGGAGATTTTAAGGCTTTTGTAGGAGGTACTTCAGACACAGATCTTGAAATCGATTTCTCTTTTAAAAAATAA
- a CDS encoding glycoside hydrolase family 3 N-terminal domain-containing protein: MQKLYIILLVLIVVSCNSESSKEDGKSISEKPTMSSETDKKVATLLSKMTLEEKVGQMTQITLDVVTKGDNQYSSSQPYALDSALVHKAIHTYKVGSILNTPGVPLSRQDWYKTIKTFQDEAAKTPRQIPIIYGIDAIHGVNYTIGATLFPQQIGLAATFNKDLVKEAAKISAYETRASSIPWNFSPVLGLGRNPLWPRLWETFGEDVYLGKTMGVAMVEGYQGTLGDPNTVASCMKHYLGYSVPLSGKDRTPAWIPERELRQYFLPAFKEAVDAGSVTLMINSGEINGVPVHASKFLLTDVLRGELGFDGIAVTDWADINYLHTRHKVAETIKDAIKISVNAGIDMSMVPHDFEFSELLVELVKEGNVSEERINNAVSRILKVKMQLGLFENPVTDPKDYPDFGSDKFAEVSKKAAVESFTLLKNKNDILPLEKGAKILVTGPTANTMRSLNGGWSYNWQGSEADNYAKDKNTIAEAFTNSGNATFIQGVSFEGENNINEAVKAAKQSDVVVLCLGENSYTETPGNINSILMPKDQIDLAKALSKTGKKIILVLLEGRPIIFNEIEPLVDAVFMGYLPGNYGADALADLLFGIENPSGRLPINYPKHPHAFVNYNHKHSDNISVPNYYESDYDQQYEFGDGLSYTSFEYADLSISSAEMDQDGSIEVSVNVTNTGSRKGKETVLLFISDLYASITPEVRALKGYDKITLDKGESKKVSFTITKDELSFVNENLETVAEPGDFEIRIGDLNKKIKLK; encoded by the coding sequence ATGCAAAAATTATATATAATATTATTGGTTCTAATTGTCGTAAGTTGTAATTCAGAATCAAGTAAAGAAGATGGTAAATCAATATCAGAAAAACCAACAATGAGTTCGGAAACAGACAAAAAAGTGGCTACGTTACTCTCTAAAATGACTTTAGAAGAAAAGGTAGGTCAGATGACGCAAATTACGTTGGATGTTGTTACAAAAGGCGATAATCAATATAGCTCATCACAACCGTACGCTTTGGACTCTGCATTGGTTCATAAAGCCATTCATACTTATAAGGTTGGCTCAATACTTAACACTCCAGGAGTGCCTTTGTCAAGACAAGATTGGTATAAAACGATTAAAACTTTTCAGGATGAGGCAGCAAAAACGCCAAGACAGATTCCAATTATTTATGGGATCGACGCCATTCATGGTGTAAACTATACAATTGGAGCTACATTGTTTCCTCAACAAATAGGATTAGCCGCTACTTTTAATAAAGACTTGGTAAAAGAAGCAGCAAAAATATCTGCTTATGAAACGAGAGCTTCTTCGATTCCTTGGAATTTTTCTCCTGTTTTAGGTTTAGGAAGAAATCCATTGTGGCCAAGATTATGGGAAACATTTGGAGAAGATGTGTATTTAGGGAAAACAATGGGTGTTGCCATGGTCGAGGGATATCAGGGAACATTAGGAGATCCAAATACAGTTGCTTCCTGCATGAAACATTATTTAGGGTATAGTGTTCCACTTTCTGGTAAAGATCGCACACCTGCATGGATACCAGAGAGAGAATTAAGACAGTATTTTTTGCCAGCATTTAAAGAAGCCGTAGATGCAGGATCTGTGACATTAATGATAAATTCTGGGGAGATTAATGGTGTTCCAGTACACGCCAGTAAGTTTTTACTAACAGATGTGTTAAGAGGTGAATTAGGTTTTGATGGTATTGCTGTTACAGATTGGGCGGATATCAATTATCTGCATACTAGACACAAAGTAGCCGAAACTATTAAAGATGCAATTAAAATATCTGTTAATGCGGGAATAGATATGAGTATGGTGCCACATGACTTTGAATTTTCAGAATTACTTGTCGAATTAGTGAAAGAAGGAAATGTTTCTGAGGAAAGGATCAATAATGCAGTTTCTAGAATATTAAAAGTTAAGATGCAATTAGGGTTGTTTGAGAATCCTGTTACGGATCCAAAGGATTATCCTGATTTTGGTTCTGATAAGTTTGCCGAGGTTAGTAAAAAAGCAGCGGTAGAATCTTTTACTTTATTGAAAAATAAGAATGATATCCTTCCTCTAGAAAAGGGTGCTAAAATATTAGTAACAGGTCCAACAGCTAATACTATGAGATCCCTTAACGGAGGTTGGTCTTATAATTGGCAGGGTAGTGAGGCTGATAATTATGCAAAAGATAAAAATACAATAGCTGAGGCTTTTACGAATTCAGGTAATGCTACATTTATACAGGGAGTTTCTTTTGAAGGCGAAAACAATATTAATGAAGCAGTGAAAGCAGCAAAACAAAGTGATGTAGTAGTATTATGTCTAGGCGAAAACTCATATACAGAAACCCCGGGAAATATAAATTCTATACTAATGCCAAAGGATCAAATTGATTTGGCAAAAGCATTGTCTAAAACTGGAAAAAAAATAATACTTGTTTTATTAGAAGGAAGACCAATTATTTTTAATGAAATAGAGCCGCTGGTTGATGCAGTTTTTATGGGGTATTTACCAGGAAATTATGGAGCGGATGCTTTAGCAGATTTATTATTTGGTATCGAAAATCCATCAGGAAGATTACCAATAAATTACCCGAAACATCCTCATGCGTTTGTAAATTATAATCATAAGCACTCGGATAATATTTCTGTACCTAATTACTATGAATCTGACTACGATCAGCAATATGAATTTGGGGATGGATTATCGTACACTAGTTTTGAGTATGCTGATTTATCGATTAGTTCTGCAGAAATGGATCAAGATGGATCAATTGAAGTTTCTGTAAATGTTACTAATACCGGAAGTAGAAAAGGAAAAGAAACTGTGTTACTTTTTATAAGTGATTTATATGCCAGCATTACACCAGAAGTTCGTGCACTAAAAGGGTATGATAAGATAACACTGGATAAAGGGGAATCTAAAAAAGTTTCATTTACAATCACAAAAGATGAATTATCCTTTGTTAATGAAAATTTAGAAACAGTTGCGGAACCCGGTGATTTTGAAATTAGAATCGGAGATTTAAATAAAAAAATTAAGCTTAAATAA